One Microplitis mediator isolate UGA2020A chromosome 3, iyMicMedi2.1, whole genome shotgun sequence DNA segment encodes these proteins:
- the LOC130665664 gene encoding uncharacterized protein LOC130665664 isoform X3, whose translation MFSSSYIKYYIYPYSDIENLYLYIHISTEICIQKKKNSRLKMASIEVSLSTTTPRRKKGGSLTGAITLSTGHKNRDYYKEVDALRVALRDKENVIQTLKSQLCNNLSNRLALRNGVLPSPLNETDRKNTEERVNKLERDADNKRLAIKNLKLALERLDITDNIDTRIQQAELEYRLGREELELLSVMEEMRTLQAALELADTQEKQKNDSIFSCINEARGTRSMNLSVYAIEVSADPKSPRFGAGPRDNAPGLYVDWAVEDSGLQKEDRLLEVNGKLVVTAAATDLSRLLGVTPEAAHIVVLRKTNDSLAALRALRSENLRLNHRISYLEEQVRDLLSSPVRTKISVIDPAINRQDVQVFQKGPQVSLITGKKSIENLSTSLKLNSSNGETRDKSLPIYQTATSISPSKSTRSDTNLRTRRHSTDLLSTSSSNLNKLQSDLNYKLMSSKNLKKNSESKSTRGSSAAEVIDYYPDNHQQYNYQQRRKNSTSSTSLAHYQLGLTESAIEFDSEPIYYRYNRNGNEDTQSTCSSHLITDSGGGLQEDNKRRPLTVMPIGVPKKPLRLSLHRATSLQSVESAPPTLSTSAAVSAARKSLKRNYHDDYGNVIENNNRNNKLEIFNADKDRKNYYDNYLQSSSASTPQLHVLKTSNSRTELSGKSNQWTPPKSRRSRSHFSSLTMNKWC comes from the exons atgttttcgagctcttacattaaatattatatttatccgTATTCagatatcgaaaatttatatCTCTACATCCACATTAGTACCGAAATatgtatacagaaaaaaaaaaattctcggctgaag atGGCGAGTATCGAGGTGTCATTATCCACCACAACTCCCAGAAGAAAAAAGGGTGGAAGTCTTACCGGTGCAATAACCTTGTCTACCGGTCACAAGAACAGAGATTACTATAAAGAGGTCGACGCTCTTAGGGTCGCCCTTCGGGACAAGGAAAACGTTATCCAGAC tcTCAAGAGTCAGCTGTGTAATAATTTGAGTAATCGGCTCGCATTAAGAAATGGAGTACTTCCGAGCCCGCTCAATGAAACTGACAGAAAAAATACTGAAGAGAGAGTTAATAAACTGGAACGAGATGCTGATAATAAAAGACTGGCTATTAAAAATCTTAAACTGGCGTTAGAACGTTTAGATATTACGGA taacatTGACACGAGGATACAGCAAGCGGAATTGGAATATCGATTGGGGCGCGAAGAATTGGAATTGTTATCGGTTATGGAAGAAATGAGAACACTGCAAGCTGCATTGGAATTGGCTGACACCCAGGAGAAGCAGAAGAATGATTCGATTTTTAG ctGTATAAATGAAGCTCGTGGAACGAGATCAATGAATTTATCAGTGTATGCCATTGAAGTGAGCGCAGATCCCAAGAGCCCGAGATTCGGTGCGGGTCCACGAGACAATGCGCCAGGATTGTACGTCGACTGGGCCGTTGAAGATTCAGGCCTTCAAAAAGAAGATAG ATTATTAGAAGTAAACGGTAAGCTGGTAGTAACTGCAGCAGCGACAGATTTATCAAGATTACTGGGGGTAACACCAGAAGCCGCGCACATTGTCGTGTtaagaaaaacaaatgatTCATTAGCGGCCTTACGAGCCCTAAGATCAGAGAATCTTCGGCTTAATCATCGTATCAGTTATCTAGAAGAGCAAGTACGTGATTTATTATCATCCCCCGTAAGGACTAAAATATCTGTTATCGATCCGGCAATTAATCGTCAAGATGTTCAA gtGTTTCAAAAAGGCCCTCAAGTGTCGCTGATAAcaggaaaaaaatcaattgaaaatttatcaacgtcattaaaattaaatagttcAAATGGAGAAACACGTGATAAGAGTTTACCGATTTATCAAACAGCCACAAGTATATCACCCAGTAAATCAACGCGTAGTGATACTAATTTACGTACACGTCGTCATTCAACGGATTTATTATCAACGTCGTCatcaaatttgaataaactACAGTCagatttgaattataaattaatgtcaAGTAAAAATCTAAAGAAAAATAGCGAAAGTAAATCAACTCGCGGGTCATCAGCAGCGGAAGTGATAGATTACTACCCAGATAATCATCAGCAGTACAATTATCAGCAAAGACGGAAAAACAGTACAAGTAGCACCAGTTTAGCGCACTATCAATTAGGATTAACAGAGTCGGCGATTGAATTCGACTCGGAGCCAATTTACTACCGATACAATCGGAATGGTAATGAGGACACGCAGTCGACTTGTTCGTCGCATTTAATTACTGACAGCGGTGGCGGACTGCAAGAGGATAATAAGAGACGTCCATTGACGGTAATGCCAATCGGAGTACCAAAGAAACCTCTGAGACTCTCATTACATCGGGCTACGAGCCTGCAATCTGTCGAAAGTGCGCCCCCCACACTTTCGACTTCAGCTGCCGTGTCAGCTGCGAGAAAATCTCTCAAAAGGAATTATCATGATGACTATGGAAAtgtcattgaaaataataacagaaataataaattagagATTTTCAATGCTGATAAAgacagaaaaaattactatgataattatttacagtctTCGTCGGCATCTACGCCGCAGTTGCATGTTTTGAAAACGAGTAACTCACGGACGGAGTTGTCTGGAAAAAGTAATCAGTGGACTCCCCCGAAATCTAGGAGATCTAGATCACATTTTTCTTCGTTAACGATGAATAAATGGTGTTAG
- the LOC130665664 gene encoding uncharacterized protein LOC130665664 isoform X2 — MRLPTHISIYIYTNTFIPQSIILLDPTYGSRLLQTALHNVDPAVSSQQFLLQEPRMAQLETLEAKMASIEVSLSTTTPRRKKGGSLTGAITLSTGHKNRDYYKEVDALRVALRDKENVIQTLKSQLCNNLSNRLALRNGVLPSPLNETDRKNTEERVNKLERDADNKRLAIKNLKLALERLDITDNIDTRIQQAELEYRLGREELELLSVMEEMRTLQAALELADTQEKQKNDSIFSCINEARGTRSMNLSVYAIEVSADPKSPRFGAGPRDNAPGLYVDWAVEDSGLQKEDRLLEVNGKLVVTAAATDLSRLLGVTPEAAHIVVLRKTNDSLAALRALRSENLRLNHRISYLEEQVRDLLSSPVRTKISVIDPAINRQDVQVFQKGPQVSLITGKKSIENLSTSLKLNSSNGETRDKSLPIYQTATSISPSKSTRSDTNLRTRRHSTDLLSTSSSNLNKLQSDLNYKLMSSKNLKKNSESKSTRGSSAAEVIDYYPDNHQQYNYQQRRKNSTSSTSLAHYQLGLTESAIEFDSEPIYYRYNRNGNEDTQSTCSSHLITDSGGGLQEDNKRRPLTVMPIGVPKKPLRLSLHRATSLQSVESAPPTLSTSAAVSAARKSLKRNYHDDYGNVIENNNRNNKLEIFNADKDRKNYYDNYLQSSSASTPQLHVLKTSNSRTELSGKSNQWTPPKSRRSRSHFSSLTMNKWC; from the exons atGGCGAGTATCGAGGTGTCATTATCCACCACAACTCCCAGAAGAAAAAAGGGTGGAAGTCTTACCGGTGCAATAACCTTGTCTACCGGTCACAAGAACAGAGATTACTATAAAGAGGTCGACGCTCTTAGGGTCGCCCTTCGGGACAAGGAAAACGTTATCCAGAC tcTCAAGAGTCAGCTGTGTAATAATTTGAGTAATCGGCTCGCATTAAGAAATGGAGTACTTCCGAGCCCGCTCAATGAAACTGACAGAAAAAATACTGAAGAGAGAGTTAATAAACTGGAACGAGATGCTGATAATAAAAGACTGGCTATTAAAAATCTTAAACTGGCGTTAGAACGTTTAGATATTACGGA taacatTGACACGAGGATACAGCAAGCGGAATTGGAATATCGATTGGGGCGCGAAGAATTGGAATTGTTATCGGTTATGGAAGAAATGAGAACACTGCAAGCTGCATTGGAATTGGCTGACACCCAGGAGAAGCAGAAGAATGATTCGATTTTTAG ctGTATAAATGAAGCTCGTGGAACGAGATCAATGAATTTATCAGTGTATGCCATTGAAGTGAGCGCAGATCCCAAGAGCCCGAGATTCGGTGCGGGTCCACGAGACAATGCGCCAGGATTGTACGTCGACTGGGCCGTTGAAGATTCAGGCCTTCAAAAAGAAGATAG ATTATTAGAAGTAAACGGTAAGCTGGTAGTAACTGCAGCAGCGACAGATTTATCAAGATTACTGGGGGTAACACCAGAAGCCGCGCACATTGTCGTGTtaagaaaaacaaatgatTCATTAGCGGCCTTACGAGCCCTAAGATCAGAGAATCTTCGGCTTAATCATCGTATCAGTTATCTAGAAGAGCAAGTACGTGATTTATTATCATCCCCCGTAAGGACTAAAATATCTGTTATCGATCCGGCAATTAATCGTCAAGATGTTCAA gtGTTTCAAAAAGGCCCTCAAGTGTCGCTGATAAcaggaaaaaaatcaattgaaaatttatcaacgtcattaaaattaaatagttcAAATGGAGAAACACGTGATAAGAGTTTACCGATTTATCAAACAGCCACAAGTATATCACCCAGTAAATCAACGCGTAGTGATACTAATTTACGTACACGTCGTCATTCAACGGATTTATTATCAACGTCGTCatcaaatttgaataaactACAGTCagatttgaattataaattaatgtcaAGTAAAAATCTAAAGAAAAATAGCGAAAGTAAATCAACTCGCGGGTCATCAGCAGCGGAAGTGATAGATTACTACCCAGATAATCATCAGCAGTACAATTATCAGCAAAGACGGAAAAACAGTACAAGTAGCACCAGTTTAGCGCACTATCAATTAGGATTAACAGAGTCGGCGATTGAATTCGACTCGGAGCCAATTTACTACCGATACAATCGGAATGGTAATGAGGACACGCAGTCGACTTGTTCGTCGCATTTAATTACTGACAGCGGTGGCGGACTGCAAGAGGATAATAAGAGACGTCCATTGACGGTAATGCCAATCGGAGTACCAAAGAAACCTCTGAGACTCTCATTACATCGGGCTACGAGCCTGCAATCTGTCGAAAGTGCGCCCCCCACACTTTCGACTTCAGCTGCCGTGTCAGCTGCGAGAAAATCTCTCAAAAGGAATTATCATGATGACTATGGAAAtgtcattgaaaataataacagaaataataaattagagATTTTCAATGCTGATAAAgacagaaaaaattactatgataattatttacagtctTCGTCGGCATCTACGCCGCAGTTGCATGTTTTGAAAACGAGTAACTCACGGACGGAGTTGTCTGGAAAAAGTAATCAGTGGACTCCCCCGAAATCTAGGAGATCTAGATCACATTTTTCTTCGTTAACGATGAATAAATGGTGTTAG
- the LOC130665664 gene encoding uncharacterized protein LOC130665664 isoform X4 gives MAQLETLEAKMASIEVSLSTTTPRRKKGGSLTGAITLSTGHKNRDYYKEVDALRVALRDKENVIQTLKSQLCNNLSNRLALRNGVLPSPLNETDRKNTEERVNKLERDADNKRLAIKNLKLALERLDITDNIDTRIQQAELEYRLGREELELLSVMEEMRTLQAALELADTQEKQKNDSIFSCINEARGTRSMNLSVYAIEVSADPKSPRFGAGPRDNAPGLYVDWAVEDSGLQKEDRLLEVNGKLVVTAAATDLSRLLGVTPEAAHIVVLRKTNDSLAALRALRSENLRLNHRISYLEEQVRDLLSSPVRTKISVIDPAINRQDVQVFQKGPQVSLITGKKSIENLSTSLKLNSSNGETRDKSLPIYQTATSISPSKSTRSDTNLRTRRHSTDLLSTSSSNLNKLQSDLNYKLMSSKNLKKNSESKSTRGSSAAEVIDYYPDNHQQYNYQQRRKNSTSSTSLAHYQLGLTESAIEFDSEPIYYRYNRNGNEDTQSTCSSHLITDSGGGLQEDNKRRPLTVMPIGVPKKPLRLSLHRATSLQSVESAPPTLSTSAAVSAARKSLKRNYHDDYGNVIENNNRNNKLEIFNADKDRKNYYDNYLQSSSASTPQLHVLKTSNSRTELSGKSNQWTPPKSRRSRSHFSSLTMNKWC, from the exons atGGCGAGTATCGAGGTGTCATTATCCACCACAACTCCCAGAAGAAAAAAGGGTGGAAGTCTTACCGGTGCAATAACCTTGTCTACCGGTCACAAGAACAGAGATTACTATAAAGAGGTCGACGCTCTTAGGGTCGCCCTTCGGGACAAGGAAAACGTTATCCAGAC tcTCAAGAGTCAGCTGTGTAATAATTTGAGTAATCGGCTCGCATTAAGAAATGGAGTACTTCCGAGCCCGCTCAATGAAACTGACAGAAAAAATACTGAAGAGAGAGTTAATAAACTGGAACGAGATGCTGATAATAAAAGACTGGCTATTAAAAATCTTAAACTGGCGTTAGAACGTTTAGATATTACGGA taacatTGACACGAGGATACAGCAAGCGGAATTGGAATATCGATTGGGGCGCGAAGAATTGGAATTGTTATCGGTTATGGAAGAAATGAGAACACTGCAAGCTGCATTGGAATTGGCTGACACCCAGGAGAAGCAGAAGAATGATTCGATTTTTAG ctGTATAAATGAAGCTCGTGGAACGAGATCAATGAATTTATCAGTGTATGCCATTGAAGTGAGCGCAGATCCCAAGAGCCCGAGATTCGGTGCGGGTCCACGAGACAATGCGCCAGGATTGTACGTCGACTGGGCCGTTGAAGATTCAGGCCTTCAAAAAGAAGATAG ATTATTAGAAGTAAACGGTAAGCTGGTAGTAACTGCAGCAGCGACAGATTTATCAAGATTACTGGGGGTAACACCAGAAGCCGCGCACATTGTCGTGTtaagaaaaacaaatgatTCATTAGCGGCCTTACGAGCCCTAAGATCAGAGAATCTTCGGCTTAATCATCGTATCAGTTATCTAGAAGAGCAAGTACGTGATTTATTATCATCCCCCGTAAGGACTAAAATATCTGTTATCGATCCGGCAATTAATCGTCAAGATGTTCAA gtGTTTCAAAAAGGCCCTCAAGTGTCGCTGATAAcaggaaaaaaatcaattgaaaatttatcaacgtcattaaaattaaatagttcAAATGGAGAAACACGTGATAAGAGTTTACCGATTTATCAAACAGCCACAAGTATATCACCCAGTAAATCAACGCGTAGTGATACTAATTTACGTACACGTCGTCATTCAACGGATTTATTATCAACGTCGTCatcaaatttgaataaactACAGTCagatttgaattataaattaatgtcaAGTAAAAATCTAAAGAAAAATAGCGAAAGTAAATCAACTCGCGGGTCATCAGCAGCGGAAGTGATAGATTACTACCCAGATAATCATCAGCAGTACAATTATCAGCAAAGACGGAAAAACAGTACAAGTAGCACCAGTTTAGCGCACTATCAATTAGGATTAACAGAGTCGGCGATTGAATTCGACTCGGAGCCAATTTACTACCGATACAATCGGAATGGTAATGAGGACACGCAGTCGACTTGTTCGTCGCATTTAATTACTGACAGCGGTGGCGGACTGCAAGAGGATAATAAGAGACGTCCATTGACGGTAATGCCAATCGGAGTACCAAAGAAACCTCTGAGACTCTCATTACATCGGGCTACGAGCCTGCAATCTGTCGAAAGTGCGCCCCCCACACTTTCGACTTCAGCTGCCGTGTCAGCTGCGAGAAAATCTCTCAAAAGGAATTATCATGATGACTATGGAAAtgtcattgaaaataataacagaaataataaattagagATTTTCAATGCTGATAAAgacagaaaaaattactatgataattatttacagtctTCGTCGGCATCTACGCCGCAGTTGCATGTTTTGAAAACGAGTAACTCACGGACGGAGTTGTCTGGAAAAAGTAATCAGTGGACTCCCCCGAAATCTAGGAGATCTAGATCACATTTTTCTTCGTTAACGATGAATAAATGGTGTTAG
- the LOC130665664 gene encoding uncharacterized protein LOC130665664 isoform X5, with product MMASIEVSLSTTTPRRKKGGSLTGAITLSTGHKNRDYYKEVDALRVALRDKENVIQTLKSQLCNNLSNRLALRNGVLPSPLNETDRKNTEERVNKLERDADNKRLAIKNLKLALERLDITDNIDTRIQQAELEYRLGREELELLSVMEEMRTLQAALELADTQEKQKNDSIFSCINEARGTRSMNLSVYAIEVSADPKSPRFGAGPRDNAPGLYVDWAVEDSGLQKEDRLLEVNGKLVVTAAATDLSRLLGVTPEAAHIVVLRKTNDSLAALRALRSENLRLNHRISYLEEQVRDLLSSPVRTKISVIDPAINRQDVQVFQKGPQVSLITGKKSIENLSTSLKLNSSNGETRDKSLPIYQTATSISPSKSTRSDTNLRTRRHSTDLLSTSSSNLNKLQSDLNYKLMSSKNLKKNSESKSTRGSSAAEVIDYYPDNHQQYNYQQRRKNSTSSTSLAHYQLGLTESAIEFDSEPIYYRYNRNGNEDTQSTCSSHLITDSGGGLQEDNKRRPLTVMPIGVPKKPLRLSLHRATSLQSVESAPPTLSTSAAVSAARKSLKRNYHDDYGNVIENNNRNNKLEIFNADKDRKNYYDNYLQSSSASTPQLHVLKTSNSRTELSGKSNQWTPPKSRRSRSHFSSLTMNKWC from the exons atGGCGAGTATCGAGGTGTCATTATCCACCACAACTCCCAGAAGAAAAAAGGGTGGAAGTCTTACCGGTGCAATAACCTTGTCTACCGGTCACAAGAACAGAGATTACTATAAAGAGGTCGACGCTCTTAGGGTCGCCCTTCGGGACAAGGAAAACGTTATCCAGAC tcTCAAGAGTCAGCTGTGTAATAATTTGAGTAATCGGCTCGCATTAAGAAATGGAGTACTTCCGAGCCCGCTCAATGAAACTGACAGAAAAAATACTGAAGAGAGAGTTAATAAACTGGAACGAGATGCTGATAATAAAAGACTGGCTATTAAAAATCTTAAACTGGCGTTAGAACGTTTAGATATTACGGA taacatTGACACGAGGATACAGCAAGCGGAATTGGAATATCGATTGGGGCGCGAAGAATTGGAATTGTTATCGGTTATGGAAGAAATGAGAACACTGCAAGCTGCATTGGAATTGGCTGACACCCAGGAGAAGCAGAAGAATGATTCGATTTTTAG ctGTATAAATGAAGCTCGTGGAACGAGATCAATGAATTTATCAGTGTATGCCATTGAAGTGAGCGCAGATCCCAAGAGCCCGAGATTCGGTGCGGGTCCACGAGACAATGCGCCAGGATTGTACGTCGACTGGGCCGTTGAAGATTCAGGCCTTCAAAAAGAAGATAG ATTATTAGAAGTAAACGGTAAGCTGGTAGTAACTGCAGCAGCGACAGATTTATCAAGATTACTGGGGGTAACACCAGAAGCCGCGCACATTGTCGTGTtaagaaaaacaaatgatTCATTAGCGGCCTTACGAGCCCTAAGATCAGAGAATCTTCGGCTTAATCATCGTATCAGTTATCTAGAAGAGCAAGTACGTGATTTATTATCATCCCCCGTAAGGACTAAAATATCTGTTATCGATCCGGCAATTAATCGTCAAGATGTTCAA gtGTTTCAAAAAGGCCCTCAAGTGTCGCTGATAAcaggaaaaaaatcaattgaaaatttatcaacgtcattaaaattaaatagttcAAATGGAGAAACACGTGATAAGAGTTTACCGATTTATCAAACAGCCACAAGTATATCACCCAGTAAATCAACGCGTAGTGATACTAATTTACGTACACGTCGTCATTCAACGGATTTATTATCAACGTCGTCatcaaatttgaataaactACAGTCagatttgaattataaattaatgtcaAGTAAAAATCTAAAGAAAAATAGCGAAAGTAAATCAACTCGCGGGTCATCAGCAGCGGAAGTGATAGATTACTACCCAGATAATCATCAGCAGTACAATTATCAGCAAAGACGGAAAAACAGTACAAGTAGCACCAGTTTAGCGCACTATCAATTAGGATTAACAGAGTCGGCGATTGAATTCGACTCGGAGCCAATTTACTACCGATACAATCGGAATGGTAATGAGGACACGCAGTCGACTTGTTCGTCGCATTTAATTACTGACAGCGGTGGCGGACTGCAAGAGGATAATAAGAGACGTCCATTGACGGTAATGCCAATCGGAGTACCAAAGAAACCTCTGAGACTCTCATTACATCGGGCTACGAGCCTGCAATCTGTCGAAAGTGCGCCCCCCACACTTTCGACTTCAGCTGCCGTGTCAGCTGCGAGAAAATCTCTCAAAAGGAATTATCATGATGACTATGGAAAtgtcattgaaaataataacagaaataataaattagagATTTTCAATGCTGATAAAgacagaaaaaattactatgataattatttacagtctTCGTCGGCATCTACGCCGCAGTTGCATGTTTTGAAAACGAGTAACTCACGGACGGAGTTGTCTGGAAAAAGTAATCAGTGGACTCCCCCGAAATCTAGGAGATCTAGATCACATTTTTCTTCGTTAACGATGAATAAATGGTGTTAG
- the LOC130665664 gene encoding uncharacterized protein LOC130665664 isoform X6: protein MASIEVSLSTTTPRRKKGGSLTGAITLSTGHKNRDYYKEVDALRVALRDKENVIQTLKSQLCNNLSNRLALRNGVLPSPLNETDRKNTEERVNKLERDADNKRLAIKNLKLALERLDITDNIDTRIQQAELEYRLGREELELLSVMEEMRTLQAALELADTQEKQKNDSIFSCINEARGTRSMNLSVYAIEVSADPKSPRFGAGPRDNAPGLYVDWAVEDSGLQKEDRLLEVNGKLVVTAAATDLSRLLGVTPEAAHIVVLRKTNDSLAALRALRSENLRLNHRISYLEEQVRDLLSSPVRTKISVIDPAINRQDVQVFQKGPQVSLITGKKSIENLSTSLKLNSSNGETRDKSLPIYQTATSISPSKSTRSDTNLRTRRHSTDLLSTSSSNLNKLQSDLNYKLMSSKNLKKNSESKSTRGSSAAEVIDYYPDNHQQYNYQQRRKNSTSSTSLAHYQLGLTESAIEFDSEPIYYRYNRNGNEDTQSTCSSHLITDSGGGLQEDNKRRPLTVMPIGVPKKPLRLSLHRATSLQSVESAPPTLSTSAAVSAARKSLKRNYHDDYGNVIENNNRNNKLEIFNADKDRKNYYDNYLQSSSASTPQLHVLKTSNSRTELSGKSNQWTPPKSRRSRSHFSSLTMNKWC from the exons atGGCGAGTATCGAGGTGTCATTATCCACCACAACTCCCAGAAGAAAAAAGGGTGGAAGTCTTACCGGTGCAATAACCTTGTCTACCGGTCACAAGAACAGAGATTACTATAAAGAGGTCGACGCTCTTAGGGTCGCCCTTCGGGACAAGGAAAACGTTATCCAGAC tcTCAAGAGTCAGCTGTGTAATAATTTGAGTAATCGGCTCGCATTAAGAAATGGAGTACTTCCGAGCCCGCTCAATGAAACTGACAGAAAAAATACTGAAGAGAGAGTTAATAAACTGGAACGAGATGCTGATAATAAAAGACTGGCTATTAAAAATCTTAAACTGGCGTTAGAACGTTTAGATATTACGGA taacatTGACACGAGGATACAGCAAGCGGAATTGGAATATCGATTGGGGCGCGAAGAATTGGAATTGTTATCGGTTATGGAAGAAATGAGAACACTGCAAGCTGCATTGGAATTGGCTGACACCCAGGAGAAGCAGAAGAATGATTCGATTTTTAG ctGTATAAATGAAGCTCGTGGAACGAGATCAATGAATTTATCAGTGTATGCCATTGAAGTGAGCGCAGATCCCAAGAGCCCGAGATTCGGTGCGGGTCCACGAGACAATGCGCCAGGATTGTACGTCGACTGGGCCGTTGAAGATTCAGGCCTTCAAAAAGAAGATAG ATTATTAGAAGTAAACGGTAAGCTGGTAGTAACTGCAGCAGCGACAGATTTATCAAGATTACTGGGGGTAACACCAGAAGCCGCGCACATTGTCGTGTtaagaaaaacaaatgatTCATTAGCGGCCTTACGAGCCCTAAGATCAGAGAATCTTCGGCTTAATCATCGTATCAGTTATCTAGAAGAGCAAGTACGTGATTTATTATCATCCCCCGTAAGGACTAAAATATCTGTTATCGATCCGGCAATTAATCGTCAAGATGTTCAA gtGTTTCAAAAAGGCCCTCAAGTGTCGCTGATAAcaggaaaaaaatcaattgaaaatttatcaacgtcattaaaattaaatagttcAAATGGAGAAACACGTGATAAGAGTTTACCGATTTATCAAACAGCCACAAGTATATCACCCAGTAAATCAACGCGTAGTGATACTAATTTACGTACACGTCGTCATTCAACGGATTTATTATCAACGTCGTCatcaaatttgaataaactACAGTCagatttgaattataaattaatgtcaAGTAAAAATCTAAAGAAAAATAGCGAAAGTAAATCAACTCGCGGGTCATCAGCAGCGGAAGTGATAGATTACTACCCAGATAATCATCAGCAGTACAATTATCAGCAAAGACGGAAAAACAGTACAAGTAGCACCAGTTTAGCGCACTATCAATTAGGATTAACAGAGTCGGCGATTGAATTCGACTCGGAGCCAATTTACTACCGATACAATCGGAATGGTAATGAGGACACGCAGTCGACTTGTTCGTCGCATTTAATTACTGACAGCGGTGGCGGACTGCAAGAGGATAATAAGAGACGTCCATTGACGGTAATGCCAATCGGAGTACCAAAGAAACCTCTGAGACTCTCATTACATCGGGCTACGAGCCTGCAATCTGTCGAAAGTGCGCCCCCCACACTTTCGACTTCAGCTGCCGTGTCAGCTGCGAGAAAATCTCTCAAAAGGAATTATCATGATGACTATGGAAAtgtcattgaaaataataacagaaataataaattagagATTTTCAATGCTGATAAAgacagaaaaaattactatgataattatttacagtctTCGTCGGCATCTACGCCGCAGTTGCATGTTTTGAAAACGAGTAACTCACGGACGGAGTTGTCTGGAAAAAGTAATCAGTGGACTCCCCCGAAATCTAGGAGATCTAGATCACATTTTTCTTCGTTAACGATGAATAAATGGTGTTAG
- the LOC130665667 gene encoding uncharacterized protein LOC130665667, which produces MRMFEIFVILTFINKSINMCVAVPLDIYLQDVHFVVGIFDGGARDPNQMNYLNQGVLITQKIVLTPSVNVLGKKNLRVRVYPWQEKSGPQGDHKAEKSVYLEHKVEENSLFPELSQISYLILDKPYFYVNPINYLDSNDGGLSGPGNKCTIVKLKWSNRILKQINHRQVRVKQRAVESPFYYLENKYSRNADSDPTKRCSLASEFYFCIEEIGKKNCHSYPGAALICESRGKPGYHYLAGIEIFRKNCQVMFGNTQALQESIENLQDYLNDK; this is translated from the exons atgcggatgtttgaaatttttgtgattctcacatttataaataaatcaataaatatgtGCGTGGCTGTACCACTAGATATATACCTCCAGGATGTACACTTTGTAGTGGGAATTTTCGATGGTGGAGCCAGAGATCCAAATCAAATGAACTATTTGAACCAAGGCgttttaattactcaaaaaattgTTCTCACACCATCAGTTAATGTCCTCgg gaaaaaaaatttacgagtTCGTGTTTATCCTTGGCAAGAAAAAAGTGGACCGCAGGGTGACCATAAAGCTGAAAAATCTGTTTACTTGGAACACAAAGTTGAAGAAAATAGTTTATTTCCTGAATTGAGTCAAATTTCTTATCTAATTCTTGACAAACcctatttttatgttaatcCTATTAATTACCTAGACTCTAACGATGGTGGATTATCAGGTCCGGGTAATAAATGTACGATCGTGAAATTGAAATGGAGTAACCGGATATTAAAAC AAATTAATCATCGTCAAGTAAGAGTTAAGCAGCGAGCTGTAGAGTCaccgttttattatttagagaATAAATATTCGCGAAATGCTGATTCCGACCCTACTAAAAGATGCTCACTTGCttcggaattttatttttgtatcgaAGAAatagggaaaaaaaattgtcat tcaTATCCAGGAGCAGCTTTAATTTGCGAGTCGCGTGGAAAACCCGGATATCATTATCTAGcaggaattgaaatttttcgaaaaaattgtcaaGTGATGTTTGGAAATACTCAAGCGTTACAAGaatctattgaaaatttacaagattatttaaatgataaataa